The genomic DNA CCTGCAAAATACAACCACCACGGAGATGGCAAACAAAATGAGGCGCAGCAGCATGATAAACAAGATCAGAAAAGGGGAGGGCACCTGCTCTTTCATCAGTCCCGGGGGGCCACTGTCGATACTGCCCCCGTACCCCACCTCCACACAGAGGGGCGGGGCCCAGCCATACCGGCAATGGCAGTTCCTTTTCTGGTTGCAAGTGCCTCGGCTGTTGCACTTCTGAGGCCAACAGTCAAAGTTCAGCACGGAGCTGTCCACACACGTGCTGTTCATGCACACTTTGTTTGGGCCACAGGAGGTACCGTCGTTTATCACCCCAATGTCGGGTATCTCCTGGGTGTTCATAGATAAGTGATAGGCTGTACCCCAGCACTTGACGTTATCTGCCTGCAGGTAGGTGGAGATGAGGATCGTGTGATCCGGCATCTCGGGAAGGCTCTTAACATTGACGCACTGTAACCTGCCACACATGACGTTGTCCGGGTCGCACTGTTTGTAACTCGTGGTGTTGTGGATCTCGCAGTTACCGTACTGATCGCCCACTGCGTTGATCACCTCGTAGCATCCATGGGGAGCCTCCTTGGCCCCGTATCCGAAGACGCTTCGGCACTGCACATCTCTGGATCTGCACCCCTTACTGAAACAAAAGCCTTCGTACTGGCAAGGGGTCCCATCCTGCTTGTAAGAGTCGTCTGGACAGAAGTTTGAGGTCCCGTTGCAATACTCCGCGAGGTCACACTCATTTTCTTCCTGCCTGCACACGTGTCCCGAGGGAAGGAACTGGCAGCGGTGGCAGCAGAGCCCGAAGGAGCAGTTGACCCCGGGCTTCAGCTTGCAATCCGTCCCGCAGCACGGCTCGCTCTTACAGTCCTCCTGGGAGCCACAGTCACACTCCTCGTTGCCTTCCACAATTTTGTTCCCGCATCTCTTAACCACATAACCGTAGCGCGTAAAGTCATCTAAACACTCGGCGGCTATACGGAGGTAATTGTAATATTTCTCGTAACTACAGTTACTGAACCCACTCTGCCCAGTGCCCATGATGCACGTCTTCTTGCCCTTGCACTGGCAATAAGGCCCATCGTGGCGCATCCCCAGAGAATGACCCAGTTCGTGAGTAGACCAAGTGGCCGTCTCCAGGATGTTCAGGCCCACAAAGGAACTGGTGGACCCGCCGTGGTACGGTTCACACACTCTCCCCCAGGACCAGCCAGTGGCATCTTTGTACCTTTTTGAAACATACAGGTGTGCCCAGTCGAAGATGAACTTGGTACTTAGGGATCTTCTTTTGTATATGACAAATTGGCTTAAAACTTCAGCTAAAGTGGCAACCCTGATATTGACTTCGTTGTAATATGTCCACAGTTCAAGGCTTTTTAGCTGTATCCTCAAACTGATCTCTTGAAAGTACGTGTCCATGATGGCGCACAAAAGGATGGCATCGTTCACGACCAAGGAAACGTTGTAATTCACTGCTCTGAATCTACCCACGTCAAAGACCATGAACAGTTCAAAGTACTTTTGATGTGTGTAGTATAGATAGTCACTACTcctggccatttttccttctttgtcccttagcctactttccccttcatcaACCACACCACAAGTTCCATTGCCAAGTTGCTCTTTCTTCAGGAGATACACGACGTGTTCAAAACGGGAAGAGGGTTTGAGAGGCTCGATTTGGTAATACCTGGCATCAATGTTCAGTATGCCTTTGAGACCGCCCATGCATGTAGTTAGAGTGGCTTCTGAACCCTGGGACCCTTCCACCCAGCCCAGGTAACTGCAGTCGCTGGGCAGGTGTGGGTGATCCTCCACAAGCTGCCCCTGTTTTGTGAAGGAGAAGACGGGCAGGTTTGGCAGCAGCAGAAATTTCTTGGGCCACAGATGGAGGACCCGGTTCTTGCCTTTTAAGGGCAAGAGATAGGACAAAGAGCTGACCACGCCCTGATGCTGGCTCTTGTAGCTCAGCTTTTTGGGGATGGTGATTTCATACGAGTCAAACCCCCAGTTGGGGTCAAATAATAAGGCACCGCCCACAGACTCAAGAAAGAGTGTCGCTAGAACCAGTCTCCGGAGCCAGGGTCCCCCGGGGAGGAAGGGCCAAGGTGACCCCATGTTCTGATCCCTCCGCTGGAATTCCAGCCTCATGTGTCAGATTTCCATGGGCGCACCCCTCCCCCAGACCCCCCCACCACGCTGCGCAGCTCCCCGTCGGCCTGGGGGGACCCCTGGGCCTCCCATCCAGTCTGGCTGATGTCCTCAGGCGCGCACCTGTCCAACGCATCCGCCCCCTGTTCCAGGCCAGACGTTGAGCTCGCGCCCACCAGGGAAGGGCAGCTCGCTGCAAGAACACGGAGAAGGCTTGGAGAAGCGCTTCTCGCCACATGGCGGTGAGCCCTGGGACCACCccgaaggcaccatggtgctgagaagaggggatcgaggagtgcccagcactgacaCGTCTCTACTGCGCCCTCCGGGgcctcagggtccactgcggaagaggtggctgcAAAAGCATAAGATCCTGACGATGCAACTGTCCCGACAGAAATGGGCCTCCGTTTCCAGACCTTCAcaaggaccctcataataggaggaaaagacgatgacatcaaaattaaagagagacagaggttaggagagagggaggggacatgatggggagcggagctgtgaaggggaaaatgggggaggggagggaaatagcatgttttattataattatagaagctgtcaattataaaaaggggggggtgctggagagatggcgtagcggttaagcgcttgcctgtgaagcctaaggaccccggttcgaggctcggttccccaggtcccacgttagccagatgcacaagggggcgcacgcgtctggagttcgtttgcagaggctggaagccctggagtgcccattctctctctctccctctatgtgtctttctctctgtgtctgtcattctcaaataaataaattttaaaaaaaaattaaaaaaaaaagagtgactgcTTCACCTCTGACAGGGGCCCCGGACAATGACCAGCAGACTAATGCAGCTTTTGACGTTGCCCAGGTGTTGGAAATGATATACATATATTCCTCAAGGGTTTGTTAAACTGCTCTCAAAGGGTTTATGCTCATTTCCATATCTTATATATCacaataaaatcttatttttaaaaaatattttttaacttcttatttatttat from Jaculus jaculus isolate mJacJac1 chromosome 19, mJacJac1.mat.Y.cur, whole genome shotgun sequence includes the following:
- the Adam30 gene encoding disintegrin and metalloproteinase domain-containing protein 30; protein product: MGSPWPFLPGGPWLRRLVLATLFLESVGGALLFDPNWGFDSYEITIPKKLSYKSQHQGVVSSLSYLLPLKGKNRVLHLWPKKFLLLPNLPVFSFTKQGQLVEDHPHLPSDCSYLGWVEGSQGSEATLTTCMGGLKGILNIDARYYQIEPLKPSSRFEHVVYLLKKEQLGNGTCGVVDEGESRLRDKEGKMARSSDYLYYTHQKYFELFMVFDVGRFRAVNYNVSLVVNDAILLCAIMDTYFQEISLRIQLKSLELWTYYNEVNIRVATLAEVLSQFVIYKRRSLSTKFIFDWAHLYVSKRYKDATGWSWGRVCEPYHGGSTSSFVGLNILETATWSTHELGHSLGMRHDGPYCQCKGKKTCIMGTGQSGFSNCSYEKYYNYLRIAAECLDDFTRYGYVVKRCGNKIVEGNEECDCGSQEDCKSEPCCGTDCKLKPGVNCSFGLCCHRCQFLPSGHVCRQEENECDLAEYCNGTSNFCPDDSYKQDGTPCQYEGFCFSKGCRSRDVQCRSVFGYGAKEAPHGCYEVINAVGDQYGNCEIHNTTSYKQCDPDNVMCGRLQCVNVKSLPEMPDHTILISTYLQADNVKCWGTAYHLSMNTQEIPDIGVINDGTSCGPNKVCMNSTCVDSSVLNFDCWPQKCNSRGTCNQKRNCHCRYGWAPPLCVEVGYGGSIDSGPPGLMKEQVPSPFLILFIMLLRLILFAISVVVVFCRQLIVKSLTAKPESSVGQNVTK